The genomic segment CGCGGAAGCCGCAGAAGCCGACAGCCGTGCCACGAGTGGCCCGCACCCCACGGTGCCGGGCGCCCGCGCCACGGTGGACACCGACGAGATACGCGCGGCCGTGTCCGAGGCGCTCGCCGAGGAGCGTGAGCGCGAGCTCGCCGAGGCCCGCGCGTTCTGGGCCGCCCAGGAGGCCCGTGAGGGCGCCGACGGGTCCTCGATGCTCGGCGGGCTGCCCGGCGGACTGCCCGGACTGCATGACGGCATCGGCCTGCCCGACGGCATCGGTCTGCCCGACGGCATCGCGGATGAGCTGTTCCTGCCCCGGCAGGCCGACTTCGCGGGCCTGGAGGCCGACAGCCTGGAGCCGGTGACCGAGCCGTTCGCCGAGTCGGCGGGCACCGACGAGTTCGCCGGCGACTCCCCGGAGCTGGCCGCCGCGCGCCGCAGGCACCCCTCGCACCCGGACTTCGTGCCGGTGCAGACCCCGGCTCCCGAAGGCCACGGCGACCTCGGTGACCGAGGCGACCACAGCGACCGCGGTGACCACGAGCGCACCGTCGCGTGTCTGGAGGAGCTGGCCGACGCCCGCACCGCCCTCGCCGACGTCCGTCCGGGGCCGCTGGGCACGCTGGACGTGTACGTCTTCGCGGACGGCACGACGCTGTGCATGACGCCCGGACACCGCGAGACCGCGGAGCTGCTCGCGACCGCCCTGCGCGAGGGCCGCACCCCGTTCCTGCTCGGCGGCTCCGGCATCTCCGGTGCGTACGCCCTGACGTTCGAGTGCGGCACCGAGAACATCTACATCCTCGCCGACCGCGTCATCGCCTCGGTCTGAGCGACGCGCGGAGGCGGCCCTAGACCCCGGCCCGCTTCTGCGCCTCCTCCACGAGTTCCAGCGCCCGCGCGAGCTCCTCGGGGTCCGTCAGGACGAGGGCGAGATCGCGCCCCGCGACGGTGATCTGGTCGGCCGCGGCGAACATCCCCGCGTCCGGCATCTCCCGCGGCTGCGCCTCCGGTTCCTCGATGCGCTGGGCGCGGGCCGCCAACTCCCTGGCCAGAGCGAGCGCTTCGGTTGCCGCCCCCCGCTGCAGGCGGCTCTGCGGGGCGGCCCGCAGGCGGTCGGCGAATTGGTCCACTGCGGCTGTCAAAGGCGTCGTATCGAGCACGCAGCGACCTTATGCGCCCTACCGGGACTGTTGCCAACGCCCCGGCGCTCAGGCACGGTGGCGGAAAGGACGGAACACATCGCGACGCGTCCGGAGGCGCCGATGTCCCAAGTCTTCTCCGAGGAGACCCACCGCAACCTGCTCGCCCGAATCCCCCACTGCACCGGTCGTGAAGTCTCCGACTGGCTGCGCGCCGTGGATGAAGGACCCTCTCTCTTCCGCTTCGAGGAAAAAGTCAGCTGGCTCCGCTCCGAACACAATCTCGCGTACGGGCACGCGAAGGCGATCATCCACGAGTACGACCTCAGGCGGGCCGCCCGCAAACTCCTCTGACCCCCACCCGCACGGGACACAGCACACGGCAAAGGGCCCGCGGACCGGAGACCGGTCCGCGGGCCCTTCTGCGACTATGCGACCTAGTCGTTGCCCGAGAAGATCGCGATCAGGCGCAGGAACTCCATGTAGATCCAGACGAGCGTCATCGTCAGACCGAACGCGGCGAGCCACGCCTCTTCCTTCGGCGCTCCGTACGCGATGCCGTCCTCGACCTGCTTGAAGTCCAGGGCCAGGAAGCACGCGCCGAGCAGGATGCCGACGATGCCGAAGACGATGCCGAGGCCACCGCTGCGGAAGCCGAGGCCGTCACCGCCGCCGAAGACCATGAACAGCAGGTTCACGGCGGTCAGCAGCAGGAAGCCCATCGCCGCGGCCATCACGAAGCCGTAGAAGCGACGGTTGACGCGGATCCAGCCCGCCTTGTACGCCACGAGGACGCCGATGAAGACGGCCATCGTGCCGAGCACGGCCTGCATGGCCGCGCCGCTGGCGATGCGGTTGTCGACCACGCTGGAGACGACGCCGAGGAAGACACCTTCCAGCGCGGCGTACGTCAGGATCAGCGCGGGCGAGGCCTTGCGCTTGAAGGCCTGGACGAGGCCCAGGACCATCGCGACGAGACCGGCGCCGATCGCGATGCCGTACGACTTGCTGATGTTGGCGTCGTCGACCGGCAGCAGCGCCCAGGCGAGCGCGGCCGTCACCACGAGGGTGCCGAGCGTGGTCGCGGTACGCATGACGACGTCGTCCATCGTCATGCGGCCCGCGGTGGTCACGGGCGCCTGGGGCGCTCCGTGCTGCAGGTCCTGCTGCGCGTACGGATTCGTGGCGTAGGGGTTGCCCGCGGGGGCCTGCTGGCCTCCGGCGTACGGATTGCCCTGCGCGTACGGGTTGCCCTGCTGGGTCTGGGTCGCGCCCGCGGGTCCCCCGGCCTGCGGCTGCTGGCCGAAGCCGGCGAAGCCGTTGTCGCGGCTGAACCCCCGTCGCGAGAAGACCGGGTTACTGCTCCTCATTTCACTCCTCCATGGCCACCGTGTGTGGCTTTGCCTCAAGAGTAATGCGTAGGCAAAGGGATGAGCCTAGTGCTTGGGGAGGATCTTTCCCTCACTGTGATGGAGAACGCGCACGAAGGGGCCACTGTTCCCGGATCGTGGCCGTTGCGCCGCGCGGGTGACCCCGGAGAGCGACGAGAGGTCGACGGTGAGGCACGGCGGGTGTGCGGCGGATGTGCCCGGAGCCGGACTCGAACCGGCACGCCCCCGAGGGGCAGCGAGGTTTAAGCTCGCCGTGTCTGCATTCCACCATCCGGGCAGGCCATGGGCTCCGCGTCGAGGCTTCGACCCTATCGGGAGGCATCCCCCGAACAGCGGAAGGGCAGCCCGATGTTGTCTTATTTTATTGACGTCTGAGGGTGCATCAGGACCTGACACGGTCCGTTGGTACATGCCGGAGGCCTTGTCGCGGGCCCGGCCGGTCCCGCGGCGCTGTGCACGGAATGACGGAATTTAGCCGCCCGGACGGTCCCGGTCCCGCTTTCACCCCGCTTCTCCGCCTTCTCCGCCTTCTCCCTCTCGCTCGCCTCCTCCCGGACTCAGGGATACGTGTCATCCCCAGGTATGACAGGCCGACCTCAAGTCCGACTGGAGAGGGCCCCGGGAACCGGAACAGCGGCTGACTACATGACGGTGATCGGACAGGACGATGGAATACGTCCCCACTCGTCGTCCCGACAGGAGCACCGTCCCGTGACCACCACCCCCTTCGCCACCCGCGCCACCGCTGTGGCAGCGCGCGCCACGGACCTGTCCAAGGTGTACGGACAGGGCGAGACCCAGGTGGTCGCCCTGGACCACGTCTCCGTCGACTTCGGGCAGGGCGAGTTCACCGCGATCATGGGTCCCTCGGGCTCCGGCAAGTCGACGCTGATGCACTGCGTCGCGGGCCTGGACAGCTTCAGCTCCGGCTCCGTGCGCATCGGCGAAACGGAACTGTCCACGCTCAAGGACAAGCAGCTCACCAAGCTCCGCCGGGACAAGATCGGCTTCATCTTCCAGGCGTTCAACCTGCTGCCGACGCTGACGGCGCTGGAGAACATCACGCTGCCGATGGACATCGCGGGCCGCAAGCCGGACAAGCGGTGGCTGGAGCAGGTCATCGAGATGGTCGGCCTCTCCGGGCGGCTCAGCCACCGGCCCACCGAGCTCTCCGGCGGCCAGCAGCAGCGCGTGGCCGTGGCCCGTGCGCTGGCCTCCCAGCCGGAGATCATCTTCGGTGACGAGCCGACCGGAAACCTCGACTCGCGCTCCGGCGCGGAGGTCCTCGGCTTCCTCCGCAACTCCGTGCGGGACCTCGGGCAGACGGTCGTGATGGTCACGCACGACCCGGTGGCGGCGTCGTACGCGGACCGCGTGATCTTCCTGGCGGACGGGCGGGTCGTCGACGAGATGCACCGGCCGACGGCGGACGGCGTCCTCGACCGGATGAAGCACTTCGACGCGAAGGGCCGAACGAGCTAGTGGCCGCTCGGCCTCGGGCGGTTCCTCCCTACCGCCGTCGGGGCCGGGCATGTCTCGGGGCCGCGGGCCCGCTGTGGCTTGTCGCGCAGTTCCCCGCGCCCCTGATCAGGCCCCTTCGGGGCTCTTCTCCCGCCTTCACCTCACCCAGGACTCACACCCATGTTCCGTACCGCACTGCGCAACGTGCTGGCGCACAAAGCGCGGCTGTTGATGACCGTGCTCGCCGTCATGCTCGGCGTCGCGTTCGTCTCCGGCACCCTCGTCTTCACCGACACCTTCGGCAACGCCTACAAGAACAAGTCAGCGAAGAGCTTCGACCACGTCTCCGTCGCCATCCAGCCCGACGGCGGCTCCTCCTCCGAGGACGGCGAGTCCAAGGGGCCCGCGCGCCTCACCGACGGCCTCCTGAGGAAGGCCGCGGCGCTGCCCGGCGCCGAGTCCGCGATCGGCTCGGTCAACGGCTTCACCGCGCTCGCCGACAAGGACGGCAAGCTGGTGGGCGGCGAGTGGGGCACCACCGGCTCCAACTTCTACCCGGGCAAGGACGGCAAGGACCCCCGGTACGCGTTCACGAAGGGCGCCGCCCCGAAGTCCGCCGCCGACATCGCCCTGGACTCCCGCACCGCGGAGCGCACCGGCTTCAAGGTCGGCGACACCGTCCGCTACTCCACCGACGGCCCCGTCCGCACCGCGAAGGTCTCCGGCATCTTCAACACCGACGACGGCAGCGTCGTCGCGGGCGGCAGCCTCGTCGTCCTCGACAACAAGACCGCGCTGAAGGCGCTGAACAAGTCCGAGTACGACGAGATCGACGTCAAGGCCGCCGCGGGCACCTCCGAGTCGGCGCTCAAGAGCTCCGTCGAGAAGATCCTGCCGAAGGACACGGACGCCGTCACCGGCGGTCAGCTCTCGGACGACCAGGAGCGGATGATCGAGCGGCAGACCAGCTCCATGAGCCAGGTCCTGCTGATCTTCGCCGGCATCGCGCTGTTCGTCGGCATCTTCATCATCGCCAACACCTTCACCATGCTGGTCGCCCAGCGCACCAAGGAGCTCGCGCTGATGCGCGCCGTCGGCGCCTCGCGCCGCCAGGTGACGCGGTCCGTCCTCGTCGAGGCGTTCCTCGTCGGCCTGGTCGCCGCCGTGGCCGGGTTCGGGCTGGGTCTCGGTGTCTCCGTGGGCCTGGAGGCCCTGATGAACTCCGGCGGCGCCTCGCTGCCCGACGGTCCCCTCGTCATCGCCCCGACGACCATCGTCGTGGCGCTCCTGATCGGCGTGGTCGTGACCATGCT from the Streptomyces venezuelae genome contains:
- a CDS encoding DUF4287 domain-containing protein, encoding MSQVFSEETHRNLLARIPHCTGREVSDWLRAVDEGPSLFRFEEKVSWLRSEHNLAYGHAKAIIHEYDLRRAARKLL
- a CDS encoding Bax inhibitor-1/YccA family membrane protein, which produces MRSSNPVFSRRGFSRDNGFAGFGQQPQAGGPAGATQTQQGNPYAQGNPYAGGQQAPAGNPYATNPYAQQDLQHGAPQAPVTTAGRMTMDDVVMRTATTLGTLVVTAALAWALLPVDDANISKSYGIAIGAGLVAMVLGLVQAFKRKASPALILTYAALEGVFLGVVSSVVDNRIASGAAMQAVLGTMAVFIGVLVAYKAGWIRVNRRFYGFVMAAAMGFLLLTAVNLLFMVFGGGDGLGFRSGGLGIVFGIVGILLGACFLALDFKQVEDGIAYGAPKEEAWLAAFGLTMTLVWIYMEFLRLIAIFSGND
- a CDS encoding ABC transporter ATP-binding protein, which gives rise to MTTTPFATRATAVAARATDLSKVYGQGETQVVALDHVSVDFGQGEFTAIMGPSGSGKSTLMHCVAGLDSFSSGSVRIGETELSTLKDKQLTKLRRDKIGFIFQAFNLLPTLTALENITLPMDIAGRKPDKRWLEQVIEMVGLSGRLSHRPTELSGGQQQRVAVARALASQPEIIFGDEPTGNLDSRSGAEVLGFLRNSVRDLGQTVVMVTHDPVAASYADRVIFLADGRVVDEMHRPTADGVLDRMKHFDAKGRTS